The following are encoded together in the Oceanobacillus zhaokaii genome:
- a CDS encoding stage V sporulation protein S, protein MDVLKVSAKSSPNSVAGALANVLREQGTAEMQAIGAGALNQAVKAVAIARGFVAPSGVDLVCIPAFTDIMIDNEERTAIKLIVEPR, encoded by the coding sequence ATGGATGTATTAAAGGTATCAGCAAAATCAAGTCCAAATTCTGTAGCAGGTGCACTAGCCAACGTATTACGCGAACAAGGTACAGCGGAGATGCAAGCAATTGGTGCGGGTGCATTAAACCAAGCCGTAAAGGCTGTAGCAATAGCAAGAGGATTTGTAGCCCCGAGCGGTGTTGACCTAGTTTGTATTCCAGCATTTACCGATATTATGATTGACAATGAGGAACGCACTGCGATTAAATTAATCGTTGAACCCAGGTAG
- the hfq gene encoding RNA chaperone Hfq produces the protein MAQTVNVQDQYLNQLRKHHISVTVFLTNGFQLRGTVKAFDNFTVLLETDGKQQLIFKHAISTFAPVKNVSLENE, from the coding sequence ATGGCGCAAACTGTAAATGTCCAAGATCAATATTTAAATCAATTGAGAAAGCATCATATTTCAGTTACTGTATTCCTTACAAATGGTTTCCAGTTAAGGGGGACTGTGAAGGCTTTTGATAACTTCACGGTATTGCTTGAAACCGATGGTAAACAACAGCTTATATTTAAACATGCTATTTCAACCTTCGCTCCAGTTAAAAATGTTTCATTAGAAAATGAATAG
- the miaA gene encoding tRNA (adenosine(37)-N6)-dimethylallyltransferase MiaA, with translation MKIRVVAIVGPTAVGKTKLSIEIAKRFNGEIISGDSMQVYKGFDIGTAKISEEETEGIPHHMIDILNPSESFSVADYQYYVQKYIEEVSAKGKLPIIVGGSGLYIQAALYNYNFAEQKRDEAVTRKLEQMIERDGIMPLYHRLEEIDPEQAKKIHPNNHRRVIRALEIYETTGMTMTAYQEKQTLESPYDLILVGLEMERELLYDRINQRVNFMVESGLIKEVKDLYDQGLEESQAMTAIGYKEFIPYFKTGENLDQAIEILKRDSRRYAKRQYTWFKNKMDITWYSLTPSSINEKFEMILDDLAGILEKK, from the coding sequence ATGAAAATAAGAGTAGTTGCTATCGTTGGTCCAACGGCAGTAGGGAAAACGAAGCTGAGTATCGAAATCGCCAAAAGATTTAATGGTGAAATAATTAGTGGAGATTCGATGCAAGTTTACAAAGGTTTTGATATTGGAACGGCTAAGATAAGTGAAGAGGAAACAGAAGGAATTCCTCATCATATGATTGACATTTTGAATCCAAGCGAATCCTTCTCTGTTGCTGATTATCAATATTATGTGCAAAAGTATATAGAGGAGGTTTCAGCTAAAGGAAAATTGCCAATTATCGTTGGTGGAAGTGGCCTCTATATTCAGGCAGCACTTTATAATTATAATTTTGCTGAGCAAAAACGAGATGAAGCAGTGACACGCAAGCTTGAGCAGATGATTGAACGTGATGGGATTATGCCATTATACCATCGCCTAGAGGAAATTGATCCAGAACAAGCAAAGAAGATTCATCCGAACAACCATCGGAGGGTGATTCGCGCACTTGAAATCTATGAAACAACCGGAATGACGATGACAGCTTATCAAGAGAAACAAACCTTGGAATCACCTTATGATTTGATTTTAGTTGGGTTAGAAATGGAAAGAGAGCTGCTGTATGACCGCATTAATCAAAGAGTGAATTTTATGGTCGAATCTGGGCTTATAAAAGAAGTAAAGGATCTTTATGATCAAGGTCTAGAAGAAAGCCAGGCGATGACAGCGATTGGTTATAAAGAGTTTATCCCTTATTTTAAGACAGGGGAAAATTTGGATCAGGCAATCGAGATTCTAAAACGTGATTCGAGAAGATATGCGAAACGCCAATATACTTGGTTTAAAAATAAGATGGATATTACATGGTATTCACTTACACCAAGCTCCATAAATGAAAAGTTTGAAATGATTCTTGACGATTTAGCAGGAATTTTAGAAAAAAAGTAG
- a CDS encoding RicAFT regulatory complex protein RicA family protein, producing the protein MAEYTRKEVLDEARKLADMLANTEEIDRFKQVEAKLNENKKVQQLIQKIKTLQKQAVNFQAYEKKEALKNIEAELDRLQNEIDEIPVVQEFKETQIVVNDVLQLVSGTIAREVTNSVIESTGGDILAGETGSKAKNKIGHGH; encoded by the coding sequence ATGGCTGAATATACACGTAAAGAAGTTTTAGATGAAGCAAGAAAATTAGCAGATATGCTTGCAAATACAGAAGAAATCGATCGCTTTAAGCAGGTTGAAGCTAAACTTAATGAAAATAAAAAAGTACAGCAATTAATCCAAAAAATAAAGACCTTGCAAAAACAAGCAGTTAATTTCCAAGCGTATGAGAAAAAGGAAGCACTAAAAAATATCGAAGCAGAGCTTGATCGTTTGCAAAATGAAATCGATGAAATACCAGTCGTTCAGGAGTTCAAGGAAACGCAAATTGTTGTAAATGATGTGCTACAGCTCGTTTCCGGGACGATTGCCAGGGAAGTGACCAACAGTGTTATTGAATCAACTGGTGGCGATATTTTAGCAGGTGAAACAGGATCTAAAGCAAAGAATAAAATAGGACATGGACATTAA
- the miaB gene encoding tRNA (N6-isopentenyl adenosine(37)-C2)-methylthiotransferase MiaB yields MNEQQRIDQAQIKQVENEFVKQEDNMNRIKNTSSDEMIAKYFQTSYEPQAPDIKKARKRRKEDIQFHYDFAIPEDMEQIGKGKKFLIRTYGCQMNEHDTEVMAGILTEMGYESTSDTNEADIILLNTCAIRENAENKVFGEIGHLKPLKLEKPDLIIGVCGCMSQEESVVDRILKKHQHIDLIFGTHNIHRLPQLLKEALFGKEMIVEVWSKEGDIIENLPKARKGKIKAWVNIMYGCDKFCTYCIVPMTRGKERSRKPEDIIQEVRHLAAQGYQEVTLLGQNVNAYGKDFEDITYGLGELMDDINKIDIPRVRFTTSHPRDFDDYLIEVLAKGGNLLDHIHLPVQSGSNEILKKMNRKYTREEYLELVKKIRKAIPNVTLTTDIIVGFPNETEEQFEETMTLMEEVGFEAAYTYIYSPREGTPAARKVDDVPEEVKKQRLYRLNALVNKQSAESMKNYKDKVVKVLVEGESKKNPNVLAGYTEKNKLVNFKGPKSSIGKIVKVKITEAKTWSLDGIMVENMVEVK; encoded by the coding sequence ATGAACGAGCAGCAACGAATAGACCAAGCACAAATAAAACAGGTAGAAAATGAGTTTGTAAAGCAAGAAGATAATATGAATCGAATTAAGAATACATCCAGTGATGAAATGATTGCGAAATATTTTCAAACGAGCTATGAGCCACAAGCGCCAGATATTAAAAAGGCAAGAAAGCGAAGGAAAGAAGATATTCAGTTTCATTATGATTTTGCAATCCCAGAAGACATGGAACAGATTGGTAAGGGGAAGAAATTCTTAATTCGTACATATGGTTGTCAAATGAATGAACATGATACAGAGGTAATGGCGGGGATTTTAACCGAAATGGGGTATGAGTCTACTTCGGATACGAATGAAGCAGATATCATCTTGTTAAATACGTGTGCAATCCGGGAAAATGCAGAGAACAAGGTGTTTGGCGAAATTGGCCACTTGAAACCTTTGAAACTAGAAAAACCTGATTTAATTATCGGTGTTTGCGGTTGTATGTCCCAAGAAGAATCTGTGGTTGACCGTATATTAAAGAAACACCAGCATATCGATTTGATCTTTGGCACTCATAATATTCACAGGCTGCCACAATTGCTTAAAGAAGCTTTATTCGGGAAAGAAATGATTGTTGAGGTTTGGTCGAAAGAGGGAGATATCATTGAAAATCTTCCAAAAGCTCGTAAAGGGAAAATCAAGGCATGGGTTAACATTATGTATGGCTGTGATAAATTCTGTACCTATTGTATTGTACCAATGACTCGTGGTAAGGAACGGAGTCGTAAACCGGAGGATATTATTCAGGAAGTCCGTCACTTAGCAGCACAGGGCTATCAAGAAGTGACATTACTTGGTCAGAATGTAAATGCATATGGTAAAGACTTTGAAGATATCACCTATGGTCTAGGGGAGTTGATGGATGATATTAATAAAATCGATATACCGCGCGTTCGATTTACAACTTCACATCCTAGAGATTTCGATGATTATTTAATAGAAGTATTAGCTAAAGGTGGAAATCTTCTCGATCATATCCATCTACCAGTACAATCGGGCAGCAATGAGATTCTTAAGAAAATGAATCGTAAATATACGAGGGAAGAATACTTGGAATTAGTGAAAAAAATACGTAAAGCGATTCCAAATGTTACACTAACAACAGATATTATCGTTGGTTTTCCTAATGAAACAGAGGAACAATTTGAAGAAACGATGACTTTAATGGAAGAAGTTGGTTTTGAGGCGGCATACACTTATATCTATTCTCCTCGTGAAGGAACACCAGCAGCTCGTAAAGTCGATGATGTACCAGAAGAAGTGAAAAAACAGCGGTTATACCGTCTAAACGCCCTTGTTAACAAACAGTCTGCTGAATCGATGAAGAACTATAAGGATAAAGTAGTGAAAGTTCTTGTTGAAGGGGAAAGTAAAAAGAATCCGAACGTACTAGCTGGATATACAGAAAAAAATAAATTAGTAAACTTTAAGGGACCGAAATCCTCTATTGGTAAAATTGTAAAAGTCAAAATTACAGAAGCAAAAACATGGTCCTTAGATGGTATCATGGTCGAAAATATGGTTGAGGTGAAATAA
- the mutS gene encoding DNA mismatch repair protein MutS → MGKQTPMMEQYLKIKADYQDAFLFFRLGDFYEMFNDDAINAARELEITLTKRGGSDGIPMCGVPYHAAENYIKTLIDKGYKVAICEQVEDPKTAKGVVKREVVQLVTPGTVMESNMLKEGENNYIASLSHFQDGSYVIVYNDLSTGENNITVISHGWDAVIHELYNQPIKEIVISSNLPEDLQTKLRDRLHVTLSYQDEITFNAEYRNLAENLNDERLMKAFSRLLNYIQHTQKRSLDHLQPANVIELKHYLSLDMYSKRNLELTETIIKKGKHGSLLWVLDQTVTAMGSRLLKKWLERPLLDKKRIENRLNVVDAFYQRFMERDTLRDTLKSVYDLERLAGRIAFGNVNARDLLQLKQSLEKIPELKATLNQFEERQIQTLSTGLKYPKELIDLLNTSIIDNPPISIKEGSIIRDGYNEVLDTYRDASRNGKRWIAALEKKEKQETDIKSLKIGYNRVFGYYIEITKANIHLIPEGRYERKQTLANAERYITPELKEKEQLIIEAEEKSVELEYNLFIEIREKIKEHIPELQYLAEIVSKIDVLQAFATVSEKNNYRRPYFVENKLNIINGRHPVIEQVMKDGSFVPNNVSLDENKNILLITGPNMSGKSTYMRQLALAVIMGQIGCFVPCDEAELIIFDQIFTRIGAADDLVSGQSTFMVEMLEANHAIANATDRSLILLDEIGRGTSTYDGMALAQAIVEYIHNNIQAKTLFSTHYHELTVLEESLEKLKNIHVRAEEFEGNVVFLHQIQEGAADKSYGIHVAKLANLPEALIERASTILQELESSDKPAPTTEKIESGQLSFFVGETEQVKERNKPIPATEEKAIDELKSLNLFEMTPMEAMNALYRLQKQVKM, encoded by the coding sequence ATGGGCAAGCAGACACCAATGATGGAACAATATTTAAAAATAAAAGCAGATTATCAGGATGCATTTCTCTTTTTCAGGCTAGGCGATTTCTATGAAATGTTTAATGATGATGCAATAAATGCTGCAAGAGAGTTAGAGATTACCCTGACAAAACGTGGTGGCAGTGATGGAATTCCAATGTGTGGAGTGCCCTATCATGCTGCTGAAAATTATATAAAAACATTAATAGATAAAGGATACAAAGTAGCAATATGTGAACAGGTAGAAGATCCAAAGACAGCTAAAGGCGTAGTAAAACGGGAAGTAGTACAACTGGTTACTCCTGGAACTGTAATGGAAAGCAATATGCTAAAAGAAGGCGAAAATAATTACATTGCTAGTCTTTCTCATTTTCAGGATGGATCTTATGTCATTGTATACAACGATCTTTCGACTGGTGAGAATAACATTACAGTGATTTCTCATGGATGGGACGCTGTTATTCATGAGTTATATAATCAACCTATTAAAGAGATTGTCATTTCTTCTAATCTACCAGAAGACCTACAAACCAAGCTACGGGATAGGCTACATGTTACATTATCCTATCAGGATGAAATAACATTTAATGCAGAGTATCGTAATCTTGCTGAAAATTTAAATGACGAGCGGTTAATGAAGGCATTCAGCCGATTATTAAATTATATTCAGCATACACAAAAGCGCTCGCTTGATCATTTACAACCAGCGAATGTAATCGAATTGAAGCATTATCTGTCACTCGACATGTATTCAAAACGGAATTTAGAATTAACAGAAACTATTATTAAGAAAGGCAAGCACGGTAGCCTTCTTTGGGTTCTCGATCAAACGGTAACCGCAATGGGATCAAGATTACTTAAGAAATGGCTCGAGCGGCCATTGCTTGATAAGAAACGAATTGAAAACCGCCTAAACGTTGTTGATGCTTTCTATCAACGTTTTATGGAAAGAGATACACTCCGGGATACGCTAAAATCAGTTTATGATTTAGAACGACTTGCAGGAAGAATTGCCTTTGGGAATGTCAATGCACGTGATTTATTACAGTTAAAGCAATCACTTGAGAAAATCCCTGAATTAAAAGCGACGCTTAATCAATTTGAAGAACGTCAGATTCAGACACTTTCAACAGGGCTCAAATATCCTAAAGAATTAATAGACTTATTAAATACAAGCATCATTGATAATCCACCAATCTCGATTAAAGAAGGGTCAATTATTAGGGATGGTTATAATGAGGTGCTTGATACTTATCGCGATGCATCAAGAAATGGAAAAAGGTGGATTGCGGCATTAGAAAAAAAAGAAAAACAAGAAACCGATATTAAATCATTAAAGATTGGCTATAATCGCGTTTTCGGTTACTATATCGAAATAACAAAAGCAAATATCCATTTAATTCCAGAGGGGAGATATGAACGGAAGCAAACGTTAGCGAATGCAGAACGTTATATTACGCCGGAGTTAAAGGAAAAGGAACAACTAATTATAGAAGCAGAAGAAAAAAGTGTTGAACTTGAATATAATCTATTTATTGAAATACGTGAAAAAATTAAAGAGCATATTCCAGAATTACAATATTTAGCGGAAATTGTAAGTAAAATTGATGTACTGCAAGCATTCGCTACCGTAAGTGAAAAAAATAATTACCGTCGGCCATATTTTGTAGAGAATAAATTAAATATCATAAATGGACGTCATCCTGTTATCGAGCAAGTAATGAAAGATGGCTCTTTTGTGCCGAATAATGTATCTCTTGATGAAAACAAAAACATTCTGTTAATAACTGGGCCAAACATGTCTGGAAAAAGTACGTATATGCGCCAACTTGCACTTGCGGTAATAATGGGACAAATTGGTTGCTTTGTACCTTGTGATGAAGCGGAGCTTATTATATTCGATCAAATTTTCACAAGAATTGGTGCTGCAGATGATTTAGTGTCCGGGCAAAGTACGTTTATGGTCGAAATGCTCGAAGCGAATCATGCAATTGCCAATGCAACAGACAGGAGCTTAATCTTACTCGATGAAATCGGCCGTGGGACAAGCACCTATGATGGGATGGCCTTGGCACAAGCGATTGTGGAGTATATTCATAATAATATTCAAGCAAAAACGTTATTTTCAACACATTATCATGAATTAACCGTGTTAGAAGAGTCATTGGAGAAACTAAAGAATATTCATGTTCGAGCAGAAGAATTTGAAGGGAATGTCGTATTTTTGCATCAAATTCAAGAGGGCGCAGCAGATAAGAGCTATGGTATTCACGTAGCAAAATTAGCTAATTTACCAGAAGCACTTATTGAGCGAGCCAGCACAATCTTGCAAGAACTAGAATCAAGCGATAAACCGGCACCAACGACTGAAAAAATTGAATCTGGTCAATTATCCTTTTTTGTTGGTGAAACGGAACAAGTAAAAGAAAGAAATAAGCCAATTCCCGCGACAGAAGAAAAAGCGATAGACGAATTAAAAAGTTTGAATTTATTCGAGATGACGCCGATGGAAGCGATGAATGCATTATATCGATTACAAAAACAAGTAAAAATGTAG
- a CDS encoding Dps family protein: protein MENQKLINFLNQLLSNYVVMYIKLHRYHWFIQGRHFFLLHEKFEEMYQVIASDLDEIAERILMIDGKPLATMAKYLKEATLVEANADDKENEIIAQLIKDFEQIISEIHQVGIKLSNELQDDPTVDLLTTLQGKLEKYVWMLKSYLAFE from the coding sequence ATGGAAAATCAAAAACTGATAAATTTTTTAAATCAATTGTTATCAAATTATGTTGTAATGTATATCAAGCTACATCGATATCATTGGTTTATTCAAGGAAGACATTTTTTTCTTTTACATGAGAAATTTGAAGAGATGTACCAGGTTATTGCAAGTGATTTAGATGAAATTGCAGAGCGAATTTTAATGATTGATGGTAAACCACTTGCAACAATGGCGAAATATTTAAAGGAAGCGACATTGGTTGAGGCGAATGCAGATGATAAAGAAAATGAGATCATTGCGCAGTTGATTAAGGATTTCGAGCAAATTATTTCAGAAATTCATCAAGTGGGAATAAAGCTTAGCAATGAGCTGCAGGATGATCCGACAGTCGATTTATTAACAACATTACAAGGGAAATTAGAAAAATATGTGTGGATGTTAAAGAGCTATCTCGCATTTGAGTAA
- the mutL gene encoding DNA mismatch repair endonuclease MutL yields the protein MKIVQMSDALANKIAAGEVVERPASVVKELVENSIDANSTWIKVEISEAGLQQIKITDNGDGMSEADCEMAFLPHATSKVKNESDLFHVKTLGFRGEALASIASVSKMSIKSSEGNEAGTHLKLEGGKKLEKKKSDARKGTEIIVEDLFFNTPARLKYMKSLHTELGHITDLLNRLALAHPEIRFEAIHNDKGLFKTAGTGDLLQVISQVYGMNVAKKMLPVKQETLDYSIAGYIAKPEVTRASRSYISIIINGRYIKSVPLTQAIIRAYHTLLPIGRSPIVVLRIEMDPILVDVNVHPTKLEVRFSKDKELFTVIEEMIKSKFREITLIPEVQQKPKTKVQSFQSMMKFDEPVRESVAESNENAQEIENNQQIPSIGSYEIKETTSYHVASDESNSSEVIQEPIGQNEKQSENEINDQEFPAKLDSNPRVPQMYPVGQVQGTYIIAQNENGLYMIDQHAAQERIKYEFFKEKLGKPVNQSQELLIPMTFEFSKQESIFIEQYKEAFENVGLFFEQFGNQTYIIRSHPNWFPSGFEEEVIREMIDQIMNEERVNIETIREDAAILMSCKRSIKANHYLNHSEMFRLLEDLRKSTDPFTCPHGRPIIVHFSTYELEKMFKRVM from the coding sequence ATGAAAATCGTACAAATGTCTGATGCGTTAGCAAATAAAATAGCTGCTGGGGAAGTTGTTGAACGCCCAGCATCGGTTGTCAAAGAACTTGTCGAGAACAGTATTGATGCTAATAGTACATGGATCAAAGTTGAAATATCGGAGGCAGGATTACAACAAATAAAAATTACCGATAATGGCGATGGAATGTCAGAAGCAGATTGTGAAATGGCCTTCTTACCTCATGCGACGAGTAAGGTTAAAAACGAAAGTGATTTATTTCATGTGAAAACCTTAGGATTCCGTGGAGAGGCACTTGCAAGCATCGCTTCGGTCAGTAAGATGTCAATTAAGTCTTCTGAAGGTAATGAAGCGGGAACGCATTTAAAGCTCGAGGGCGGAAAAAAACTTGAAAAGAAGAAGAGCGATGCACGAAAGGGTACGGAAATCATTGTAGAAGATTTATTTTTTAATACACCTGCACGCCTTAAATATATGAAAAGTCTTCATACTGAACTTGGGCATATAACGGATTTACTGAATCGATTAGCACTTGCCCATCCAGAAATAAGGTTTGAAGCGATCCATAATGATAAGGGATTATTTAAAACAGCAGGAACTGGTGATTTATTACAAGTAATCTCTCAAGTTTACGGAATGAATGTAGCAAAAAAAATGCTGCCAGTTAAACAGGAGACACTGGATTATTCAATTGCGGGATATATTGCAAAGCCAGAGGTTACCAGAGCATCAAGGTCTTATATATCGATAATCATCAATGGACGCTACATTAAGAGCGTACCATTGACTCAGGCGATTATTCGTGCTTATCATACGTTACTGCCAATTGGTCGTTCACCAATTGTCGTGCTGAGAATTGAAATGGATCCAATATTAGTTGATGTTAATGTACATCCGACGAAATTAGAGGTTCGATTTAGTAAGGATAAAGAATTATTCACTGTTATAGAAGAAATGATCAAAAGTAAATTTCGAGAAATAACGCTAATTCCCGAAGTACAACAAAAACCAAAGACAAAAGTTCAATCCTTCCAATCGATGATGAAATTTGATGAACCAGTTAGAGAATCAGTAGCAGAATCAAATGAAAATGCACAGGAAATCGAAAATAATCAACAGATACCTAGTATAGGTTCATATGAAATTAAAGAAACAACTTCTTATCATGTTGCTAGTGATGAAAGTAACAGTTCGGAAGTTATTCAGGAACCAATAGGACAAAATGAAAAACAATCTGAAAACGAGATAAATGACCAAGAATTTCCAGCAAAGTTAGATTCGAATCCGCGGGTACCACAAATGTATCCTGTTGGTCAGGTACAAGGAACCTATATTATTGCACAAAATGAAAATGGGCTTTATATGATTGACCAGCATGCAGCACAAGAAAGAATTAAATATGAATTCTTTAAAGAAAAGCTGGGAAAACCGGTAAATCAATCGCAGGAATTATTGATTCCAATGACCTTTGAATTTTCTAAGCAAGAATCGATATTTATCGAACAATACAAAGAAGCATTCGAGAACGTTGGGTTATTTTTTGAGCAATTCGGGAATCAAACTTATATCATCCGTTCACACCCAAATTGGTTTCCGAGTGGTTTTGAAGAAGAAGTTATCCGAGAAATGATTGACCAGATTATGAATGAAGAAAGGGTTAATATTGAGACCATTCGTGAAGACGCAGCAATTCTGATGTCCTGCAAACGGTCGATTAAAGCAAATCATTACTTAAATCATTCCGAAATGTTTCGATTATTGGAAGACCTGCGTAAGTCTACAGATCCATTTACTTGCCCACATGGACGACCAATCATTGTTCACTTTTCAACCTATGAATTAGAGAAAATGTTTAAGCGCGTAATGTAA
- a CDS encoding outer spore coat protein CotE has product MTFLDKEYREIISKAVIGKGKKFTQESHSVTPSHRPSSILGCWVINHLYNAKKKSEESVEIQGSYDVNIWYSYNDNTKTEVVTERVTYTDVIPLSVKDDNCINDEHDVIAKVIQQPNCLECKIASNGHKIVVEIEREFVVQVIGETKLSVRVNPVQDDFGDDDDAWDFKLTDDELEGVEPDFLNKQD; this is encoded by the coding sequence ATGACTTTTCTCGATAAAGAATATAGAGAGATCATTTCGAAAGCTGTCATTGGTAAGGGTAAGAAGTTTACGCAGGAGTCTCATTCTGTTACACCATCACACCGTCCATCAAGCATTCTTGGATGTTGGGTAATCAACCATTTATATAACGCCAAGAAAAAATCAGAAGAATCGGTTGAAATTCAAGGTAGCTATGACGTTAACATTTGGTATTCCTACAACGATAATACAAAAACAGAAGTTGTAACAGAAAGAGTAACGTATACGGATGTGATTCCACTTTCTGTCAAGGATGACAATTGCATTAATGACGAACATGATGTGATTGCTAAGGTAATCCAACAGCCAAATTGCCTTGAATGTAAAATCGCAAGTAATGGACATAAGATTGTAGTTGAAATCGAACGAGAATTTGTAGTGCAAGTAATCGGTGAAACAAAACTATCTGTTCGAGTAAATCCAGTACAGGATGACTTTGGTGATGATGATGACGCTTGGGACTTCAAGCTAACAGATGATGAGTTGGAAGGCGTAGAGCCAGACTTTTTAAACAAACAAGACTAA